The following coding sequences lie in one Pungitius pungitius chromosome 18, fPunPun2.1, whole genome shotgun sequence genomic window:
- the LOC119226758 gene encoding cytotoxic granule associated RNA binding protein TIA1-like isoform X2 has translation MDDDQPKTLYVGNLSRDVTEALILELFGQIGPCKSCKMIVDTAGHDPYCFVEFYEYRHATATIAAMNGRKILGKEVKVNWATTPTSQKKDTSSHFHVFVGDLSPEITTDDIKAAFAPFGKISDCRVVKDMATGKSKGYGFVSFFNKWDAENAIQQMGGQWLGGRQIRTNWATRKPAPKTTNETPNTKQLSFDEVVNQSSPSNCTVYCGGVTTGLTEQIMRQTFSPFGQIMEIRVFPDKGYSFVRFNSHEAAAHAIVSVNGTSIEGYVVKCYWGKETTDMVSPIQQVQMPQSAVSFAAAQPYSQWGQWYSNTAAQQIGQYVPNGWQVPSYGVYGQTWDQQGYNHLHAGAGWTGVGAVSNGAMVEPGQGVNGAVLTNTAGMSAAGYHTH, from the exons ATGGACGATGACCAGCCCAAAaccct GTACGTGGGGAATCTGTCCCGGGACGTGACAGAGGCCCTCATCCTGGAGTTGTTTGGCCAGATTGGACCCTGCAAGAGCTGTAAAATGATAGTAGAT ACGGCGGGTCATGATCCGTACTGCTTTGTGGAGTTCTATGAGTATAGACACGCCACGGCCACAATCGCGGCCATGAACGGTCGGAAAATACTGGGTAAG GAGGTCAAGGTCAACTGGGCCACGACGCCAACCAGCCAAAAGAAAGACACAAGTA gtcacttccACGTCTTTGTTGGAGATTTAAGTCCTGAAATCACCACAGATGACATAAAAGCAGCATTTGCTCCGTTTGGGAAAATATC GGATTGTCGAGTGGTGAAAGACATGGCCACAGGTAAATCTAAAGGCTATGGCTTTGTCTCCTTCTTCAACAAATGG gATGCTGAGAACGCCATACAGCAGATGGGAGGGCAGTGGTTGGGCGGGAGGCAGATCAGAACCAACTGGGCCACGAGGAAGCCGGCGCCTAAGACTACGAACGAGA CACCCAACACTAAGCAGCTATCCTTCGACGAGGTGGTCAACCAGTCCAGCCCCAGCAACTGCACCGTCTACTGCGGGGGGGTCACCACCGGCCTCACGG agcaAATCATGAGGCAGACCTTCTCACCTTTTGGCCAAATAATGGAAATCCGTGTTTTCCCGGACAAAGGCTACTCGTTTGTGAG GTTCAACTCCCACGAAGCGGCAGCTCACGCCATCGTGTCGGTCAACGGCACGTCCATCGAGGGCTACGTGGTCAAGTGTTACTGGGGCAAAGAAACCACCGACATGGTCAGCCCCATCCAGCAGGTACAGATGCCACAG AGCGCGGTGAGCTTCGCGGCGGCGCAGCCCTACAGTCAGTGGGGTCAGTGGTACAGCAACACGGCCGCCCAGCAGATCGGGCAGTACGTGCCCAACGGGTGGCAGGTGCCGAGCTACGGCGTCTACGGGCAGACCTGGGATCAGCAGGGCTACAA TCATTTACACGCCGGGGCCGGATGGACAGGCGTGGGCGCCGTGAGCAACGGGGCCATGGTGGAGCCGGGCCAGGGGGTCAACGGGGCCGTGCTCACCAACACGGCCGGCATGAGCGCCGCCGGCTACCACACCCACTGA
- the LOC119226758 gene encoding cytotoxic granule associated RNA binding protein TIA1-like isoform X1: MDDDQPKTLYVGNLSRDVTEALILELFGQIGPCKSCKMIVDTAGHDPYCFVEFYEYRHATATIAAMNGRKILGKEVKVNWATTPTSQKKDTSSHFHVFVGDLSPEITTDDIKAAFAPFGKISDCRVVKDMATGKSKGYGFVSFFNKWDAENAIQQMGGQWLGGRQIRTNWATRKPAPKTTNETPNTKQLSFDEVVNQSSPSNCTVYCGGVTTGLTEQIMRQTFSPFGQIMEIRVFPDKGYSFVRFNSHEAAAHAIVSVNGTSIEGYVVKCYWGKETTDMVSPIQQVQMPQQSAVSFAAAQPYSQWGQWYSNTAAQQIGQYVPNGWQVPSYGVYGQTWDQQGYNHLHAGAGWTGVGAVSNGAMVEPGQGVNGAVLTNTAGMSAAGYHTH, from the exons ATGGACGATGACCAGCCCAAAaccct GTACGTGGGGAATCTGTCCCGGGACGTGACAGAGGCCCTCATCCTGGAGTTGTTTGGCCAGATTGGACCCTGCAAGAGCTGTAAAATGATAGTAGAT ACGGCGGGTCATGATCCGTACTGCTTTGTGGAGTTCTATGAGTATAGACACGCCACGGCCACAATCGCGGCCATGAACGGTCGGAAAATACTGGGTAAG GAGGTCAAGGTCAACTGGGCCACGACGCCAACCAGCCAAAAGAAAGACACAAGTA gtcacttccACGTCTTTGTTGGAGATTTAAGTCCTGAAATCACCACAGATGACATAAAAGCAGCATTTGCTCCGTTTGGGAAAATATC GGATTGTCGAGTGGTGAAAGACATGGCCACAGGTAAATCTAAAGGCTATGGCTTTGTCTCCTTCTTCAACAAATGG gATGCTGAGAACGCCATACAGCAGATGGGAGGGCAGTGGTTGGGCGGGAGGCAGATCAGAACCAACTGGGCCACGAGGAAGCCGGCGCCTAAGACTACGAACGAGA CACCCAACACTAAGCAGCTATCCTTCGACGAGGTGGTCAACCAGTCCAGCCCCAGCAACTGCACCGTCTACTGCGGGGGGGTCACCACCGGCCTCACGG agcaAATCATGAGGCAGACCTTCTCACCTTTTGGCCAAATAATGGAAATCCGTGTTTTCCCGGACAAAGGCTACTCGTTTGTGAG GTTCAACTCCCACGAAGCGGCAGCTCACGCCATCGTGTCGGTCAACGGCACGTCCATCGAGGGCTACGTGGTCAAGTGTTACTGGGGCAAAGAAACCACCGACATGGTCAGCCCCATCCAGCAGGTACAGATGCCACAG CAGAGCGCGGTGAGCTTCGCGGCGGCGCAGCCCTACAGTCAGTGGGGTCAGTGGTACAGCAACACGGCCGCCCAGCAGATCGGGCAGTACGTGCCCAACGGGTGGCAGGTGCCGAGCTACGGCGTCTACGGGCAGACCTGGGATCAGCAGGGCTACAA TCATTTACACGCCGGGGCCGGATGGACAGGCGTGGGCGCCGTGAGCAACGGGGCCATGGTGGAGCCGGGCCAGGGGGTCAACGGGGCCGTGCTCACCAACACGGCCGGCATGAGCGCCGCCGGCTACCACACCCACTGA